The proteins below are encoded in one region of Lactuca sativa cultivar Salinas chromosome 3, Lsat_Salinas_v11, whole genome shotgun sequence:
- the LOC128132568 gene encoding uncharacterized protein LOC128132568 has product MKDGESITTHLQRMQKYVDRLLKLNAKFDEDLAIDIILQYLPACYEQFKMTYHMNKDEVTLSKLQELLRTIETGLKGKAVASNPTTAAPVLAIGQGKGKKRKGPYKSHKGMSHDGSSSSRTKGGFSAPSSNPEDAE; this is encoded by the coding sequence atgaaggatggagagtccatcacgacccattTGCAAAGAATGCAAAaatatgtggatcgattgctcaAGTTGAACGCAAAATTCGATGAAGATTTGGCCATTGATATTATCCTCCAGTATTTACCTGCTTGTTACGAacagttcaagatgacttatcatatgaacaaggatgaGGTgaccttgagcaaacttcaagagTTGTTAAGAACTATTGAAACCGGCTTGAAAGGAAAAGCTGTCGCATCAAATCCTACTACCGCTGCCCCTGTCCTGGcaattggacaagggaaagggaagaagaggaaaggtccttaTAAGAGTCACAAGGGAATGTCTCATGATGGTTcttcttcaagtagaaccaaaGGTGGTTTTTCTGCTCCTTCGTCTAATCCAGAAGATGCAGAGTGA